The window AAACGCCAGAACAGCCTGGTTCCGGCACCGCAAGTGGACCGattgggaggcggcggcggagaagacaGCGGCAAGAGGGGAGGGTAGCTCACCAGAGAACAAGAACTTGAATTATGCGCAGAAGCTGATGGCTAAGATGAGAGACCGCAGGGTGAAACGAGAGACGATCATCGTGGACGGTACGGCCCGCAGCGATTGGCATAAAGAAGCTCACGACATCTCAGAGGAGCACCCTCAAGACGATATCCCACACAATGCGCCAGAGATGACGTATACCAGACAGACGGAGGACATTGTCAATGGAGAGGCGGATCCGGAGTCTTCCGTAAAGACGACCCGCCGACCCAGGGAGTATTACGCAGGCTCGCATCCTTTGAAGCATCCTACCTGTGCCAGGGAAGACCATCATTGGCAGGGCTGGTGGCCGACTCTGGGGGCCTTTGTGCCCTCCGCCTGCCACTTCTGCCGGTTGTTTGCGTCCAGCTTCTATTGTTCGAGTTGCAACGACACGGTCTGCTTGACCTGCAGGCTGACGTGGTCATGATGTTGCGATGTAGGTGTagccttttcttttccccaaACAAGCCTATATCAATTTTCTCTCTTGAGATTTTCCGATCGGGTTGAAAGATTCTGCGATTTCTCCAAAACTGACTAACAGGGAATTTCGTTGGCACAAACGGTTCGAAACTGTTTGGCGGATTGGTCGGACTTGAAACTCTCTCTAGATACCCAAAAAATAGATATCCAATTACAGAGGCGAACTCGTGTTAAACAAGTCTTCCTAGAACTGCCGTTCCATTCTCATTAGTGTGCCTACCATGACGCAATGCTTAGAACTTCTTGTTGCTTCTTTATGTCTCTCTGACACTTGATATGCGAGACATTAGAAACATTTGGATACTGTTGTTCCGTTCAGCGGCATGACATGTGTCTGTATTTCTTGATATGAAGTGGGATATCGCAGTCCAGGGAACTACGGTCAACACCAACtccgcggcgccgggccACAGAAGACATCGGCGCCCCACACGTCTCTATCAACACAAATGACATCGTCGAGACTGTGAACATGCGGCCCTGCGTTGTATGCTCGGATTTTAATACATAATGACCCGAGAGACATTCGTGCAGAAGACCTACAATGGCTGAGACAGGATTAAGCGATTCTTAGGGATCTAACTTACCCAACTTGGGCTGGTTATGCACGTCTCTGTCCATCAACCTCACAATCCAGTAGGTTGGACTCGGCGTTGTGGCAGAGTGGTCTAATGCGCAAGACTCGAAATCTTGTTCCTTCGGGAGCGTCTGTTCGAATCAGGCCAACGTCGTATTTTGTCTTCTTTTGCCTTTGGGCTCGTCGTTTTGCTGCACAGAACTTCGCTGTCTCGTCCTGCTAGCTTTTTGTAATCCTTTATCAGCTTGGAAACAGGGTTGGCTGCTGTTATTTTCCTATGTGATTGATTATGTAATGATGTTCTCGATTGCCTCCGAAGGATTTCTGAGCTCTCCTCGATCGAGTCAAGGTGGATACGTGGATTAATAAGCGGACCAAGCGACTCCTCCGACGACCTCCTGTCAGCTTCGTGACGTGAGCCACTTGTTCCTCACCCGCTTGGTCATCCGAGTTGCAACAGTAGTCGGAAGCGATTGCTTCACAAAGTTAAACACCTGCCCTACAGCATCGAGGTCCGCTCTATCGCCCCCAATCCGACCGGACCCCACAACTCACTGCAACTCATGGAGACATCGAGGCCTAAAAGGGTCAGGCAGAGGAAGGTGGGCGACCCCCCGTCCCCTCTCCTTTCGCCTTGCAGCTTGCTGGGGTGCGCAAAGATGACGAATTGCTCACCGTATCTTGCGTAGGCCTGTGATCTATGCTACAACAAAAAGATCAAATGCGACGCAAAGCAACCCCGCTGTTCGGGCTGCAAGCTGTACAACTCGGAATGCACTTACACCGGCCCGAGCAGGGCGACTGCCAGCAACGCGAACCAGTGAGTGGGACATGTTCCTTCGTAAGGCACTTACAGAGTGATAGTTGACAATACATACGCGGGCTCCAGTCTTAAGAAGATCGAGATGTTGGAGGCCCGGCTGGCGCAGCTAGAAGGCCAAAACCAGCAGACGCAGACCCTAGCACAGGTTACTCAAAACCTGGCCGTGAAGCCTGTTGAGCTTAGTCTGCAGTCTCAGATCTACGAATTTGATCAACCATGGGCTCACAATACTGGACCGTCGTCCAGTAATTCCCCCGCGTCCTCATCAACAGGCCAAGGTTCAAACATCTGTACACAAGAAGCCAACTCAAGGACTCTGCCGCCGCTCCGCCATGTTCTTCCGACAATAGAGGACTACTTCCAGAACTCGAACCAGCTCTTGCCGTTGTTCGAGAAGAAAACCTTCATGAATATGCTCCGCGGATGGTACGCGTACCCTGCCCACCGCAAACCGGACGCGTGGGCAGCCGTCAATATCGTCCTCGCGCTCGCGCGCCGGCATTCGTACGCCTCCAGCTTGGAGGAGACGCAGAACATGCAGCTTTATATCAACAACGTTCAATCGGTCTTAAACAGGTTAGTCATCAACGAGCCAAGTCTGTTGGTCCTGCAGATTATCTTAGGATTGGTCTTGGTGTTCCACGGCTCTGCCGACCAGGGCCCGGCTTCGATCATGATCGCGACGGCCATGCGACTGGCCCAGACGCTCAAGCTGCACACCAACGTCCACGATGGGGGCTTCGAACCGGACGAGGTCCTCCAGAGAACCCGGGTCTTCTGGGTCGCCTATATCCTCGACCGCGACCTGGCAATGAGAACGTCGCAGCCGCCGATCCATCAAGACTGCGATATCGACGTGGACCTCCCGAGCATCAACCCTCCAGACGGATCCGGTCTGATCTTTGGCTTGTCGGGCCAGGTCTTCAACTACTTCCGCAGCCGCATCCAACTGGCCCACATCGAAGGCAAGCTCTACTACATGCTCAGGTCCGTGCGCGCGCTCAAGCTGCCGGAACATGAGCGCCGGCAAAACACGCTCCGGATCCGGGCGATGCTGGATAGCTGGCTAAGCGCCATACCCGCCGACTTCCAGCCGCACCTCGTGGCGGGGACGGTGTCGAACGAGTACCTCCGCTACCTCTCGCTGATGCACTACACCCACCTCCAGCTCGTCGCGACGACGCACCACACTGACTCGCACCACATGGAGTGGATGCAGGATATCCTCAACTGCAGCAAGGGGCAGACGCTCGCCGTGCGGTCCGACCTGGCTGCTCGGCTTCCGAGCTGCTGGGACAAACTGGTCGCGCAGGCGCGGACGTGTATGGAGCTCTACGCGGCGACGCCAGAGGCCGACTCTGCCCTCACATGGTACGTCCTCGATCGCCTCCCGCATAACGAATTTggacgggggagaggggggtaGTTGGCGTCCTAATGCTGACGCTGACTCGACTTCTTTCTCGCAGGCTAGTATCGTGTGGGTATCTCACGAGCGTCATGTTCATCACCGTCAACAACCTCGCATGCCCGGACAACCCGTGTCGGCTGACGGACCAGAGCAACGTCGACTcggcgcttctcctcctcgagcgccttATCAAGGCCACGGACGATGACAGGTTGAAGCGGATCCATGGCGCTTGTAAGGAGCTGAGCGAGAAGACACGGCTTGCAGTCACTTCGCAACCTACAAACGACTTCTTCAATCCACCGGGGCTAGAGTTCGGTGACGAGGATCCTCTCGATGCAGGTCGTTGGGACCTGATGGACAGCACGTTCTGGGCATCACACAGTTATGGCACAGCAACATGAGGCTGCTGTCCTCTTGAAGTTTGTTCCCACCGTCTTTCTTGGCTACACATTCCTCGTTTATTACATCCACGCCATTTATCTAAAGATGTGTAATAACGATCGTTTTCTCATTTAGGTATGCTGGGTTCTGGGCCATGTGTAATACCCATGGTGATTGCGGTAATGAAGAGAGAGCCTCGCAGCCTGTATCCCCCAGGTACTTCCGCATCCGGACGTTGCCCTCACCTTCTGTGAAAAGCAGTGGTGGTCCAAAATGTGCCTTCCTTTGGTTGCCTTCAGCTTCCTGCCATGTTCCGTTTGAGTTTGCGTCATGTGATTCTGCCTCCTTCCCGTTTTTTGTGTCAAACGGGCATGGAACAGATTGGCTTGTTTGCCCCCCCGCATCACACTCCTCatctcctccacctccaacttctccctctcgcctcctcccgccaccatcgcccaTTATCACACAGTCGAGTTCCTCCGCAATGAGAAACAGTAAAGGTAGACCTCAAGGCAGCCATGTTACCACAGCCAGCAAGGATGGCCCGGCCTGGTTCTTCCTGGCACCGTAAGTGTATTGACCCTACCTGGTGATACTCATCATGTTCCAGCACTGATCACGTATTGAATTCTACAGGGAACCGAAAGAGTTAGTCAACCTCAAATGCGGCGATAAGTCATTCTCCTTCCGCAAATCTATCCTCGTCAAAGACTCGGAATACTTCAGGGCCTGTCTCACGAACCCTGCCTTCGTCGAGGCTCGCACCTCGACTATTGTGTTCGACGATATCGAGCCCGAGCTCTTCGGTTTCTACCTGCATATGGTCTACTTGAGGGACGCTGGCAAGCGAATCGACACGGCACCGATCTTATTCAAAGACGACAGCCTCACCGCGCCCGGAAGTGGTCTTGCGGCAGTGGTCAACCTGTACCAGATGGCCGACCGTTTCTTGAACACATCTCTTCTTGCCGAGCTAAGAAACGAAATCTTTTATTTCGCCGAGCATGGAAGTTGTTCTGCCGAACTGCCTGGACCACGAGCACTTCAAAAGCCTTTCTCGAAGCTCGACCAGCCCCGAAGAAAAGAGCATCGCACGATGAACCCGGAGACACCGGTTGGAAGGATATGGTGGACGAAGGTCCTCAGGAATGCCTACGACGTCTTGGACAAGGACAGAGCGGACCAGAATTTCATGAAAACCCGACTGGTCGAGATCCTTTGCGACAAGGTACCGACTGAGCATGCCTTTGACATTGTTCCCGTTCTCTCGAAAAGCGAAGAATTCCTAAGCGCCTTCTCATCTTGTCTTGCGAAGAAGAAGTCCAGTCTCAAGGCAAAAGTCAAAGTGCAGTCGCGCGAGGTGGAGAGGCTGAGATATCAGAACCAGACGCGCGGCAGTCAGTTGGCGACCCTGCAAGCCACCACAAATGCAGAGATCAGCCGTCTTTACAACAGAACGAGTCACATGTCAGTCATGCCCTCGTATTCTTACCCAGACGACAGcagtgacgacgacgacgacgacgacgacgactatGATGGCGGCAACCCCGATGGCAGCGGACATGACTTTAGTTATGATcgtgacgatgacggcgactTGGACCATGACGATGTAGATGGACAGGAAGATGGTGATGGTAATGTGGGAACCTACGATGAAGCCGACGTCGCCTGCGAGTATGGCTATGATTGTGACGGCAACGGctatgacgatgacggcggggGCTACTGCAGCGACGGCGGTTCCAGCGACGGCGGTTCCAGCGATGACGGCTACAGCGATGACGGCTacagcgacggcgatgacagCGACTAAGGTACTGAGCAATCAGCTCCGAAACTCTCCTTTTTTTGCATGAAAAGGTCAATTTCATGTCGAATTAGTGCACAAACACGCTGAAActgaaggggaagggaaacaGGAATAGATAATAACGTCGGGGTTCTGCAGGGAGGTTTCACCTATGATGAGCACGTGTTGGTCGGAGGAGGGTCTACGAGCTTTTAAGGATCAAAATACTGCTGTGATCAGGTTCCTTTTTATTGTCCGTAGTGAACAACGCATTTTTCGGCAAACCAACTCCGTCATATCAGTCATACCATATCCACTTGGGATAAAAAAGTCCGCAAACCTCGGACCCCCCAACAAGTAACAAACGAACACAGACTGGAAGATTTGCTGGACCCCGGTTCAACTCATCTCCCTATTCCACATGTAAGTCCGTTACCGTTTTCTGTTCAATCTCTGAATTGTATTCGCTTGCACATGGAGCATATCCGCAAACCGCCGACTCAGCTCGAAGCTGAACTGGTGATGGTGGGCGACCGCCTCA is drawn from Colletotrichum destructivum chromosome 6, complete sequence and contains these coding sequences:
- a CDS encoding uncharacterized protein (Putative zn(2)Cys(6) fungal-type DNA-binding domain, transcription factor domain, fungi) — its product is METSRPKRVRQRKACDLCYNKKIKCDAKQPRCSGCKLYNSECTYTGPSRATASNANHLKKIEMLEARLAQLEGQNQQTQTLAQVTQNLAVKPVELSLQSQIYEFDQPWAHNTGPSSSNSPASSSTGQGSNICTQEANSRTLPPLRHVLPTIEDYFQNSNQLLPLFEKKTFMNMLRGWYAYPAHRKPDAWAAVNIVLALARRHSYASSLEETQNMQLYINNVQSVLNRLVINEPSLLVLQIILGLVLVFHGSADQGPASIMIATAMRLAQTLKLHTNVHDGGFEPDEVLQRTRVFWVAYILDRDLAMRTSQPPIHQDCDIDVDLPSINPPDGSGLIFGLSGQVFNYFRSRIQLAHIEGKLYYMLRSVRALKLPEHERRQNTLRIRAMLDSWLSAIPADFQPHLVAGTVSNEYLRYLSLMHYTHLQLVATTHHTDSHHMEWMQDILNCSKGQTLAVRSDLAARLPSCWDKLVAQARTCMELYAATPEADSALTWLVSCGYLTSVMFITVNNLACPDNPCRLTDQSNVDSALLLLERLIKATDDDRLKRIHGACKELSEKTRLAVTSQPTNDFFNPPGLEFGDEDPLDAGRWDLMDSTFWASHSYGTAT
- a CDS encoding Putative BTB/POZ domain-containing protein is translated as MRNSKGRPQGSHVTTASKDGPAWFFLAPEPKELVNLKCGDKSFSFRKSILVKDSEYFRACLTNPAFVEARTSTIVFDDIEPELFGFYLHMVYLRDAGKRIDTAPILFKDDSLTAPGSGLAAVVNLYQMADRFLNTSLLAELRNEIFYFAEHGSCSAELPGPRALQKPFSKLDQPRRKEHRTMNPETPVGRIWWTKVLRNAYDVLDKDRADQNFMKTRLVEILCDKVPTEHAFDIVPVLSKSEEFLSAFSSCLAKKKSSLKAKVKVQSREVERLRYQNQTRGSQLATLQATTNAEISRLYNRTSHMSVMPSYSYPDDSSDDDDDDDDDYDGGNPDGSGHDFSYDRDDDGDLDHDDVDGQEDGDGNVGTYDEADVACEYGYDCDGNGYDDDGGGYCSDGGSSDGGSSDDGYSDDGYSDGDDSD